The following are encoded in a window of Labrus bergylta chromosome 16, fLabBer1.1, whole genome shotgun sequence genomic DNA:
- the LOC109994168 gene encoding inward rectifier potassium channel 16-like: MSSERGEQVVVDTYYTTVHTLGKENDGKRLRYMQKDGRFPVVFQKAPGDWSPYFMDIFTTLVEIRWRVMFLIFSLSYILSWIFFGLCYWLIAYIHGDVDDLDNAPCVENVRGFTGAFLFSMETQATIGYGFRGMTENCIVAIIVVTVQDVFSCLLDTIIIGIAVAKMASARKRAQTVGFSSCAVVNLRDGVMCLSWRLGDFRGNHILDGVARAMVVRYVKKSQGSIVMSYQDLDIQNRDIVLATPATIIHKLEPESPFYSLGPDALQEEDFELVVSFTYTGDTTGMLHQTRTCYKPTDIRWSQRFQDMLKVGKKHYTVDYARFNETTWVQVPQVSAEEFHRGRRPAVGNQYHRPLFTSEKTNGHTYHVNNDITEEVMHQTSL, translated from the coding sequence ATGAGCTCAGAAAGAGGCGAGCAGGTTGTCGTCGATACCTACTACACCACAGTCCACACACTTGGCAAGGAAAATGACGGCAAGCGGCTCCGCTACATGCAGAAAGACGGCCGCTTCCCGGTCGTTTTCCAGAAGGCCCCTGGAGACTGGAGCCCGTACTTTATGGACATCTTCACAACGCTTGTTGAAATCCGCTGGAGGGTGATGTTCCtcatcttctccctctcttacATCCTCTCTTGGATCTTTTTCGGCCTCTGCTATTGGCTCATTGCATACATACACGGAGATGTAGATGATCTGGATAATGCACCGTGCGTGGAAAACGTGCGGGGCTTCACCGGAGCCTTTCTGTTCTCCATGGAGACGCAGGCGACTATTGGCTACGGCTTCAGGGGGATGACTGAGAACTGTATCGTGGCCATTATCGTTGTGACGGTTCAGGATGTGTTCAGCTGCCTCCTTGACACCATTATCATTGGTATTGCTGTTGCTAAAATGGCATCTGCTCGCAAGAGAGCTCAGACGGTGGGTTTTAGCAGCTGTGCCGTGGTCAACCTGCGAGACGGGGTtatgtgtctgtcatggcgacTTGGAGACTTCAGAGGGAATCACATCCTGGACGGTGTCGCCCGGGCTATGGTAGTCCGATATGTGAAAAAGTCACAGGGGTCCATTGTGATGTCATACCAGGACCTGGACATCCAGAATCGAGACATTGTCCTCGCCACACCGGCCACCATTATCCACAAGCTGGAGCCTGAGAGTCCTTTCTACAGTCTGGGCCCTGatgccctgcaggaggaggactttgaGCTGGTGGTGTCTTTCACCTACACCGGGGACACTACAGGAATGCTCCACCAGACGAGAACCTGCTACAAACCCACCGACATCCGCTGGAGTCAGCGCTTCCAGGACATGCTTAAAGTAGGGAAGAAGCATTACACGGTGGACTACGCTCGCTTCAATGAGACCACGTGGGTCCAGGTTCCTCAGGTTAGCGCGGAAGAGTTTCACAGGGGGAGACGTCCTGCAGTGGGGAATCAGTACCACCGCCCTCTCTTTACATCAGAAAAGACAAATGGACACACTTACCATGTGAATAATGACATCACTGAGGAGGTGATGCACCAAACTAGTTTGTAG
- the LOC109993889 gene encoding inward rectifier potassium channel 2, producing the protein MGSVRSHRYSIVSSEEDGMKLAAIAVPNGYGNGNVNKVHTEHQHQSRFVRKDGHCNVQFINMSEKGQRYLADIFTTCVDIRWRWMLLVFCLSFLLSWLFFGFVFWLVALSYGDLDNETQMCVSNVDSFTAAFLFSVETQTTIGYGYRYVTEECPVAVFMVVFQSIVGCIIDAFIIGAVMAKMAKPKKRNETLVFSHYATVAMRDGKLCLMWRVGNLRKSHLVEAHVRAQLLKSRTTAEGEYIPLDQVDIDVGFDSGIDRIFLVSPITIVHEIDEDSPFYEMSKQELETSEFEIVVILEGMVEATAMTTQCRSSYVASEILWGHRFEPVLFEEKNYYKVDYSRFENTYEVPSTPDCSARELAERNSNASSQRNSFCYENEVALEKVELEEEFEEEDNKEMKGVEVFALEDTNTDVVSDSESNPDSLPLETRPLTAESEI; encoded by the coding sequence ATGGGGAGTGTGCGAAGCCACCGTTACAGCATTGTGTCCTCTGAGGAAGATGGCATGAAGCTGGCCGCCATTGCCGTCCCAAATGGCTACGGAAATGGCAATGTCAACAAGGTGCACACGGAGCACCAACATCAGAGCCGCTTTGTCAGGAAGGATGGCCACTGCAACGTGCAGTTTATCAATATGAGCGAGAAAGGCCAGCGGTACCTGGCAGATATCTTCACCACCTGTGTGGACATCCGCTGGCGATGGATGCTGCTCGTGTTCTGCCTTTCTTTCCTGCTTTCTTGGTTGTTTTTTGGCTTTGTCTTCTGGTTAGTGGCCCTCTCTTACGGGGACTTAGACAACGAGACTCAAATGTGCGTTTCCAACGTGGACAGCTTCACGGCTGCCTTTTTGTTCTCCGTGGAGACCCAAACCACTATTGGCTACGGCTATAGATATGTAACAGAGGAATGCCCTGTTGCGGTCTTCATGGTTGTCTTCCAAAGCATTGTGGGCTGCATCATCGATGCTTTCATCATCGGTGCAGTCATGGCCAAGATGGCCAAGCCCAAAAAGAGGAACGAGACCCTGGTGTTCAGCCATTATGCTACTGTGGCCATGAGGGACGGTAAACTTTGCCTCATGTGGCGCGTGGGGAACCTGAGGAAGAGTCACCTGGTGGAAGCCCACGTCAGGGCCCAGCTACTCAAGTCCCGCACCACCGCTGAGGGCGAGTACATCCCTCTGGATCAGGTGGACATTGACGTGGGCTTCGACAGTGGCATTGACAGAATCTTCCTGGTGTCACCAATCACCATCGTTCATGAGATTGATGAGGACAGCCCGTTCTATGAGATGAGCAAACAGGAGTTGGAGACATCAGAGTTTGAGATCGTCGTGATCCTGGAGGGCATGGTCGAGGCTACAGCAATGACAACGCAATGTCGGAGCTCCTACGTGGCCAGTGAGATCCTCTGGGGCCACCGCTTCGAGCCCGTGCTCTTTGAGGAGAAGAACTACTACAAAGTGGACTACTCACGCTTTGAAAACACATACGAGGTGCCCAGCACACCTGACTGCAGTGCCAGGGAACTAGCCGAGAGGAATTCCAATGCCTCCAGTCAGAGGAACTCCTTTTGTTACGAGAATGAGGTGGCTCTGGAAAAAGTGGAGTTGGAGGAGGAGTTTGAGGAGGAGGACAACAAGGAGATGAAGGGTGTTGAGGTCTTTGCACTTGAGGACACCAACACAGATGTGGTGTCGGACTCTGAAAGCAATCCAGACTCTTTGCCTTTGGAAACAAGGCCTTTAACGGCAGAATCAGAGATATGA
- the map2k6 gene encoding dual specificity mitogen-activated protein kinase kinase 6 — MSLSKGGKKKNPGLKLAKEVFAQPAPAAAAPPRDLDSKACVTIGDQNFVVKADDLEQIAELGRGAYGVVDKMRHVPSGVIMAVKRIRATVNTLEQKRLLMDLDISMRTVDCFFTVTFYGALFREGDVWICMELMDTSLDKFYKNVIEKGKTIPEDILGKITVAIVKALEHLHNNLSVIHRDVKPSNVLINTEGQVKMCDFGISGHLVDSVAKTMDAGCKPYMAPERINPDLNQKGYSVKSDIWSLGITMIELAILKFPYDSWGTPFQQLKQVVDEPSPQLPADRFSPEFVDFISQCLRKKPNERPAYTELMQHPFFTLHDSKDTDVASFVKVILDD; from the exons gGAAGAAAAAGAACCCTGGGCTGAAGCTGGCCAAAGAAGTGTTTGCACAGCctgcaccagcagcagcagc ccCCCCTCGAGATCTTGACTCTAAAGCTTGTGTTACTATTGGAGATCAG AACTTTGTGGTGAAGGCCGATGACTTGGAGCAGATTGCAGAGCTGGGGAGGGGAGCGTACGGGGTGGTGGACAAGATGAGACATGTGCCCAGCGGGGTTATCATGGCTGTCAAG AGGATTCGTGCCACAGTCAACACTCTGGAGCAGAAGAGGCTCCTGATGGACTTGGACATTTCCATGAGGACAGTGGACTGCTTCTTCACCGTCACCTTCTATGGTGCCCTCTTTAGAGAG GGCGATGTCTGGATCTGCATGGAGCTGATGGACACGTCTCTGGATAAGTTCTACAAGAACGTTATTGAGAAGGGCAAAACCATCCCAGAGGACATCTTGGGAAAGATCACAGTAGCA ATTGTCAAGGCATTAGAGCATCTTCACAATAACCTGTCAGTGATACACAGAG atgtGAAGCCCTCCAATGTTCTGATCAACACTGAGGGCCAAGTGAAAATGTGCGACTTCGGCATCAGCGGCCACCTGGTGGACTCGGTGGCCAAAACAATGGATGCAGGCTGCAAGCCCTACATGGCG CCCGAGCGGATCAACCCTGACCTCAACCAGAAAGGCTACAGTGTCAAGTCGGACATCTGGAGTCTTGGTATCACGATG ATTGAGCTGGCCATTTTGAAGTTCCCCTACGACTCCTGGGGGACCCCGTTCCAGCAGCTCAAGCAGGTGGTGGACGAGCCGTCCCCGCAGTTGCCAGCCGACCGATTCTCCCCAGAGTTTGTAGACTTCATCTCCCAGTG CTTAAGAAAGAAACCAAATGAGAGACCAGCTTATACAGAATTAATG caACATCCATTTTTCACCCTGCATGACTCCAAAGACACAGACGTGGCCAGTTTTGTCAAGGTCATCCTGGATGACTGA